The following are encoded in a window of Mycobacterium decipiens genomic DNA:
- a CDS encoding cytochrome P450: MTSAVALSGIDLTDLDNFANGFPHELFAIHRREAPVFWHQPTENTPDGEGFWSVATHVETLEVLRDPVTYSSVTGGDRPYGGTLLQDLAIAGQVLNMMDDPRHSQIRRLVSSGLTPRMIRRVEDDLRARARRLLDDVVGGQPFDFLVDIATELPMQMICILLGVPESERHWLFEAIEPQFDFGGSRKASVSQLSQLSIEEAGSRMYTYGQELIASKRAEPTDDMLSVVTNAMLDDAHAPALSDLELYLFFSLLFSAGAETTRNAVGGGLLALADHPEQLRALREDLDMLPTAIEEIVRWTSPSPSKRRTATRDVTLGGQSIEAGQKVQIWEGSANRDAGVFDRADEFDISRKPNPHLGFGQGVHYCLGANLARLELRVLYEELLSRFGAVRLVEPVEWSRSNRHTGIRHLVVELREA, translated from the coding sequence GTGACGTCCGCGGTCGCGCTGTCGGGCATCGATCTGACCGATCTGGACAACTTCGCCAACGGCTTCCCCCATGAGCTGTTCGCCATCCATCGTCGGGAAGCGCCGGTGTTCTGGCACCAGCCCACCGAGAACACCCCGGATGGGGAGGGCTTCTGGTCGGTGGCCACCCACGTTGAAACCCTTGAGGTGCTGCGTGATCCGGTGACCTACTCGTCTGTCACCGGTGGTGACCGGCCCTACGGCGGCACCCTGTTGCAGGATCTGGCGATCGCGGGCCAGGTGCTCAACATGATGGACGACCCCCGGCATTCGCAGATTCGGCGACTCGTCAGTTCCGGGCTGACCCCGCGGATGATCCGCCGCGTCGAGGACGACCTGCGGGCGCGGGCGCGACGACTGCTCGACGACGTGGTGGGGGGCCAACCGTTTGATTTCCTCGTTGACATCGCCACCGAACTGCCGATGCAGATGATCTGCATCCTGCTGGGAGTGCCCGAATCCGAACGGCACTGGCTCTTCGAGGCCATCGAGCCACAGTTCGACTTCGGTGGCTCACGCAAGGCGTCGGTATCCCAGCTTTCGCAGCTGTCCATCGAAGAGGCCGGGTCGCGGATGTATACCTACGGCCAGGAACTGATCGCGTCGAAGCGCGCCGAGCCAACCGATGACATGTTGTCGGTGGTCACGAATGCGATGCTCGACGATGCCCACGCGCCGGCTCTGTCGGACCTCGAGTTGTACCTGTTTTTCAGCCTGCTGTTCAGCGCCGGTGCGGAGACGACACGCAACGCGGTCGGGGGTGGGCTGCTGGCGCTGGCCGATCATCCGGAGCAATTGCGTGCGCTGCGTGAGGATCTGGACATGCTGCCGACGGCGATCGAGGAGATCGTTCGGTGGACCTCCCCGTCGCCGTCGAAGAGGCGTACCGCAACCCGCGACGTCACGCTCGGCGGGCAGTCGATCGAGGCCGGACAGAAGGTGCAGATCTGGGAGGGTTCGGCCAACCGCGACGCCGGCGTATTCGACCGTGCCGACGAGTTCGACATCAGCCGAAAACCCAACCCGCACCTAGGTTTCGGTCAGGGTGTGCACTACTGCCTCGGCGCCAACCTGGCCCGGCTGGAACTGCGGGTGCTCTACGAGGAACTGCTGTCCCGCTTTGGGGCGGTGCGGCTGGTGGAGCCCGTGGAATGGTCACGCAGCAACCGCCACACGGGCATTCGGCACCTGGTCGTGGAATTGCGCGAAGCCTAG
- the purB gene encoding adenylosuccinate lyase, whose amino-acid sequence MPNVLAGRYASAELVAIWSPQAKVVAERRLWLAVLRAQAALGVAVPAAVLADYERVVDDVDLASIAARERVLRHDVKARIEEFNALAGHEHVHKGMTSRDLTENVEQLQIRRSLEVVFSHAVAVVARLAERSVSYRDLVMAGRSHNVAAQATTLGKRFASAAQETLVALTRLRELIDRYPLRGIKGPMGTGQDMLDLLGGDAAKLAELERRIAEFLGFTTVFNSVGQVYPRSLDHDVVSALVQLGAGPSSLAHTIRLMAGHELVTEGFAPGQVGSSAMPHKMNTRSCERVNGLQIVLRGYASMAAELAGAQWNEGDVFCSVVRRVALPDSFFAIDGQIETFLTVLDEFGAYPAVIQRELDRYLPFLATTKVLMAAVRAGMGRESAHHVISEHAVATALAMRERGAEPDLLDRLAADPRLPLGRDALDFALADKKAFTGAAGDQVDEVVALVDTLVGRYPDAAKYTPGAIL is encoded by the coding sequence ATTCCGAACGTACTGGCTGGCCGGTATGCCAGCGCCGAGCTGGTCGCGATCTGGTCGCCGCAGGCCAAGGTGGTCGCGGAGCGGCGGCTATGGCTGGCCGTGTTGCGGGCACAGGCAGCGCTGGGGGTAGCGGTTCCCGCCGCGGTGCTCGCCGACTACGAACGGGTTGTCGACGATGTCGACTTGGCTTCGATCGCGGCCCGGGAGCGGGTGCTGCGCCACGACGTCAAGGCCCGCATCGAGGAATTCAATGCGTTGGCCGGTCACGAGCACGTGCACAAAGGGATGACAAGCCGCGACCTGACCGAAAACGTGGAGCAACTGCAGATCCGGCGTTCGCTGGAAGTGGTTTTCTCCCATGCGGTGGCGGTGGTGGCGCGGCTCGCCGAGCGGTCGGTGAGTTACCGCGACCTGGTCATGGCCGGGCGCAGCCACAACGTGGCCGCACAAGCCACCACCTTGGGCAAGCGGTTCGCCTCGGCGGCGCAGGAGACGCTGGTCGCGTTGACCAGACTGAGGGAGCTGATCGACCGCTACCCATTGCGTGGCATCAAGGGCCCGATGGGCACCGGTCAGGACATGCTCGACTTGTTGGGCGGCGACGCCGCCAAGCTGGCCGAACTCGAGCGGCGGATCGCCGAATTCTTGGGATTCACAACGGTTTTCAACAGCGTCGGGCAGGTGTATCCACGTTCGCTGGACCACGACGTGGTCTCGGCTCTGGTGCAGCTCGGCGCCGGACCGTCATCACTGGCACACACGATCCGGCTAATGGCCGGCCACGAGCTCGTCACCGAGGGTTTCGCGCCGGGCCAGGTCGGATCGTCGGCGATGCCGCACAAGATGAACACCCGCAGCTGCGAACGGGTCAACGGGCTGCAAATCGTGTTACGCGGCTATGCCTCCATGGCGGCCGAGCTGGCCGGTGCTCAGTGGAACGAAGGCGACGTGTTCTGCTCGGTGGTGCGCCGGGTTGCGTTGCCGGACAGCTTCTTTGCCATCGACGGGCAGATCGAGACGTTCTTGACCGTGCTCGACGAGTTCGGCGCCTACCCGGCGGTGATCCAGCGCGAGTTGGATCGCTATCTGCCGTTCCTGGCCACCACCAAGGTGCTGATGGCGGCGGTACGCGCGGGTATGGGTCGCGAATCCGCGCACCACGTGATCTCCGAGCACGCGGTGGCCACGGCGCTAGCCATGCGCGAACGCGGCGCCGAGCCCGACCTGCTGGACCGGTTGGCCGCCGATCCGCGGCTGCCGCTGGGCCGGGACGCTCTAGATTTCGCGCTGGCGGACAAGAAGGCATTCACCGGTGCCGCGGGTGACCAGGTTGACGAGGTGGTGGCGCTGGTGGACACGCTGGTGGGCCGGTACCCGGACGCGGCCAAGTACACACCGGGTGCGATCCTGTGA
- a CDS encoding TetR/AcrR family transcriptional regulator — protein sequence MGVTAAVTPKGERRRYALVSAAAELLGEGGFEAVRHRAVARRAGLPLASTTYYFSSLDDLIARAVEHIGMIEVAQLRARVNALSRRRRGPETTADVLVDLLVGDVSSPGLAEQLISRYERHIACTRLPALRESMRRSLRQRAEAVAEAIERSGRSVQIELVCTLICAVDGSVVSALVEGRDPRAAALATVIDLIDVLAPVDQRPVRI from the coding sequence ATGGGCGTGACGGCAGCGGTTACTCCAAAAGGAGAGCGTCGGCGGTATGCGCTAGTGAGCGCCGCGGCCGAGCTGCTGGGCGAAGGCGGGTTCGAAGCGGTACGCCATCGGGCGGTCGCTCGGCGGGCCGGACTGCCGTTGGCGTCTACCACCTACTACTTCTCGTCGCTCGACGATTTGATCGCCCGGGCGGTCGAACACATCGGAATGATCGAGGTGGCGCAGCTGCGAGCCCGGGTCAACGCCCTGTCCCGGCGGCGTCGGGGGCCGGAGACCACCGCCGATGTGCTGGTTGACCTGCTGGTGGGGGACGTGTCCAGTCCGGGGCTTGCCGAGCAGCTGATCTCGCGGTACGAGCGCCATATCGCCTGTACCCGCCTGCCCGCCCTGCGTGAAAGCATGCGCCGCAGCCTGCGCCAGCGCGCTGAGGCCGTCGCCGAGGCCATCGAGCGCTCTGGCCGCTCCGTGCAGATCGAACTGGTGTGCACGCTGATCTGTGCGGTCGATGGTTCAGTGGTCTCCGCGCTGGTGGAGGGGCGGGATCCGCGTGCCGCCGCGCTGGCGACGGTGATCGACCTAATCGACGTGCTTGCACCCGTCGACCAGCGCCCGGTGCGGATCTGA
- a CDS encoding alpha/beta hydrolase, translating to MMARMPELSRRVVLGLGAGAALGATSAYAIDMLLAPRTSQAAPAPAIGTNVPLAPTPALDPAPQAQAAPTMSTGSFVSAARAGKTTNWAIARPPGQTKALRPVIALHGLGGSASSVMDGGVEQGLAQAVNAGLPPFAVVSVDGGSSYWHKRASGEDAGAMVLDELIPLLDAQQLDISRVAFLGWSMGGYGALLLGSRLGPARTAAICAVSPALWLSAGSVAPGSFDGSDDWSANSVFGLPALGSIPIRVDCGNSDPFYAATKQFVAQLPQPPAGSFSPGGHNGGFWSAQLPAELTWIAPLLTG from the coding sequence ATGATGGCCCGCATGCCAGAGTTGAGCCGCCGCGTCGTGCTCGGTCTTGGTGCCGGCGCGGCCCTTGGCGCTACCTCAGCATATGCGATCGACATGCTGTTGGCGCCGCGGACATCCCAAGCCGCGCCGGCGCCCGCGATTGGCACAAACGTTCCATTGGCGCCGACACCAGCACTCGATCCGGCCCCCCAGGCTCAGGCCGCGCCGACGATGTCCACCGGCTCGTTCGTGTCCGCCGCGCGAGCCGGCAAGACGACCAACTGGGCCATCGCCCGTCCGCCCGGCCAGACCAAGGCGTTACGGCCGGTGATCGCACTGCACGGCTTGGGCGGTAGCGCATCCAGCGTGATGGACGGTGGCGTCGAGCAGGGCCTGGCGCAGGCCGTCAACGCCGGGTTGCCGCCGTTCGCGGTGGTCTCCGTCGACGGCGGTAGCAGCTACTGGCACAAGAGGGCGTCGGGCGAGGACGCCGGGGCAATGGTGCTCGACGAACTCATTCCGTTACTGGACGCCCAGCAGCTGGACATCTCTCGGGTGGCATTTTTGGGCTGGTCGATGGGCGGCTACGGCGCGTTGCTGCTCGGCAGCCGGCTTGGACCGGCGCGCACCGCGGCGATCTGCGCGGTGAGCCCGGCGCTTTGGCTGTCTGCCGGTTCTGTTGCCCCCGGCTCATTCGACGGATCTGACGACTGGTCGGCGAACTCGGTGTTCGGACTTCCGGCATTGGGATCCATCCCGATCCGGGTGGATTGCGGCAACAGCGATCCGTTCTATGCGGCGACGAAGCAGTTCGTGGCTCAACTGCCGCAGCCGCCGGCGGGCAGCTTTTCGCCCGGCGGGCATAACGGCGGGTTCTGGAGCGCGCAGCTGCCAGCCGAGCTGACCTGGATCGCGCCGTTACTCACGGGCTAG
- the ggt gene encoding gamma-glutamyltransferase has product MSAPFAWTFPYPWPRMPVLARNLVCTSQPLAAQAGLRMLADGGNAVDAAIATAVTLTLVEPVSNGIGSDAFAIVWDGQQLHGLNASGRSPAAWTPEYFGGNAVPVLGWNSVTVPGAVSAWAELHAKFGRLGFERLFEPAISYGRNGFLISPTVAAQWAAQVPLLASQPGFAKAFMPGGRAPRPGELFTFPDHAATLEKIATTNGAAFYRGELAAKLEAHSTANGGVMRTSDLAAHRVDWVGTITGTYREYTVHEIPPNGQGIVALIALGILEQFDLSSWSADSADSVHLQIEALKLAFADAQAYLADIDYMPVRPERLLDREYLRQRAALIDRKRAKPASAGTPRGGTVYLTAADAAGMMVSMIQSNYLGFGSGVVVPGTGISLQNRGSDFTVTPRHPNQVGPRKRPYHTIIPGFVTKDGAPVMSFGVMGGPMQPQGHVQVLVRIADYGQNPQAACDGPRFRWVDGVQVDCERGFPQSTLDELRRRGHDLTTVEDYNQFGSCQAIWRLADGYLAASDPRRDGQAAAF; this is encoded by the coding sequence GTGAGCGCGCCGTTCGCGTGGACCTTCCCCTACCCCTGGCCGCGCATGCCCGTCCTGGCGAGAAACCTCGTATGCACGTCACAACCGCTCGCCGCGCAAGCGGGTCTTCGGATGCTGGCCGACGGCGGCAACGCGGTCGACGCGGCCATCGCCACGGCCGTCACCCTCACGCTGGTGGAACCGGTCTCCAACGGCATCGGCTCGGATGCCTTCGCCATCGTCTGGGACGGGCAACAACTGCACGGGCTCAACGCGTCGGGTCGCTCGCCCGCGGCGTGGACGCCAGAGTACTTTGGCGGCAACGCTGTTCCCGTACTCGGCTGGAATTCGGTGACGGTGCCAGGTGCGGTGTCGGCCTGGGCCGAACTGCACGCCAAGTTTGGCAGGCTCGGGTTCGAAAGGCTCTTCGAGCCCGCAATCTCCTACGGTCGCAACGGCTTTCTGATCTCACCGACCGTCGCGGCACAATGGGCGGCCCAGGTGCCGCTGCTGGCATCCCAGCCCGGATTTGCCAAGGCGTTCATGCCCGGTGGACGAGCACCAAGACCGGGTGAGCTGTTCACCTTTCCCGACCACGCGGCCACGCTGGAGAAGATAGCCACGACCAACGGCGCGGCGTTCTACCGGGGCGAACTGGCAGCCAAACTCGAGGCGCACTCGACGGCGAACGGCGGTGTGATGCGTACCAGCGACCTCGCCGCGCACCGCGTGGACTGGGTCGGCACGATCACCGGAACCTACCGCGAGTACACCGTCCACGAGATACCGCCCAACGGGCAGGGGATTGTGGCCTTGATCGCTCTCGGAATCCTCGAGCAATTCGACCTGTCATCGTGGTCAGCGGATTCCGCCGACTCCGTGCATCTGCAGATCGAAGCGCTAAAGCTTGCGTTCGCCGACGCGCAGGCATACCTGGCAGACATCGACTACATGCCGGTGCGCCCGGAGCGCCTTCTCGACCGGGAGTACCTGCGGCAGCGGGCCGCGCTGATCGATCGGAAGCGGGCGAAGCCCGCGTCTGCCGGCACGCCCAGGGGCGGCACCGTTTATCTGACCGCCGCCGACGCCGCGGGGATGATGGTGTCGATGATCCAGTCGAACTACCTGGGGTTCGGATCCGGAGTGGTGGTGCCCGGCACCGGAATCTCGCTGCAAAACCGCGGCTCGGATTTCACTGTGACGCCGCGACATCCGAATCAGGTCGGGCCACGGAAGCGTCCCTACCACACGATCATCCCGGGCTTCGTGACCAAGGACGGCGCACCCGTGATGAGCTTCGGGGTAATGGGCGGGCCCATGCAGCCCCAGGGGCACGTGCAGGTCTTGGTGCGCATCGCTGACTACGGCCAGAACCCCCAGGCGGCCTGCGACGGCCCACGCTTTCGCTGGGTGGACGGTGTGCAGGTCGACTGTGAGCGGGGTTTCCCGCAGTCGACCCTCGACGAGCTCCGCCGGCGCGGGCACGACCTGACAACGGTGGAGGACTACAACCAGTTCGGCAGTTGCCAGGCGATCTGGCGGCTCGCCGACGGCTACCTTGCGGCCAGCGACCCACGTCGCGATGGACAAGCGGCGGCTTTCTGA
- a CDS encoding serine/threonine-protein kinase yields MTGLVHRGPGIGLNAGEMFAGYTIVRLLGSGGMGEVYLAGHPRLPRREALKVLGDDVSADDDYRRRFIREADLAAALWHPNIVRVNDRGEFNGRLWISMDFVDGTDAASLLRDHYPVGMPADQVATIVAAIASALDYAHQHHDLVHRDVSPANILLSKSGEGDQRILLGDFGIARNIGDTSGLTATNMTIGTFPYAAPEQLTDEPIDGRADQYALAATVYHLLTGSTLFPHTNPAVVISRHLSAPPEALARTHPMLTAFDPVLAVALAKDPADRFARCTDFAHAFARAAHSGRHPSASASTTPAPLAVRPAKHTAVPAAWADADKQRRRSRWRIFAAASTVVALSAVGASGRLTDSGDTTAEQGPPAASPTLAQPQRAAEYIPPPAPPAHRVAPAPTGPPPPPSPTPASVPAAPAPQRPTPSPDQTFLGLVSQIPGVTVTDPAIAAASGRAVCADLQNGGNPDDHAAATVNNNAGITPAQAAAGVNAAITAFCPHYLQ; encoded by the coding sequence ATGACTGGGTTGGTTCACCGGGGCCCCGGCATCGGGTTGAATGCCGGCGAGATGTTTGCCGGATACACGATCGTCCGGTTGCTGGGATCCGGGGGAATGGGTGAGGTCTACCTCGCCGGGCACCCACGGTTGCCCCGCCGCGAAGCGCTCAAGGTGCTGGGCGATGATGTATCCGCTGACGACGACTATCGCCGGCGATTCATCCGAGAGGCGGACTTGGCGGCCGCGCTGTGGCATCCCAACATCGTGCGGGTCAACGACCGAGGCGAGTTCAACGGACGGCTATGGATCTCGATGGACTTCGTCGACGGAACCGATGCGGCAAGCCTGCTGCGCGACCACTATCCGGTCGGCATGCCGGCGGATCAGGTCGCCACCATTGTCGCGGCGATCGCCAGCGCACTCGACTACGCCCATCAGCACCATGATCTGGTGCACCGCGATGTCAGCCCGGCGAATATCCTGCTCAGCAAGTCCGGGGAGGGCGACCAGAGAATCCTTTTGGGCGACTTCGGAATAGCCCGGAACATCGGCGACACCAGTGGCCTGACCGCGACCAACATGACCATCGGCACGTTTCCCTACGCCGCACCCGAACAGCTGACGGACGAACCAATTGACGGACGCGCCGATCAGTACGCCCTAGCGGCCACCGTCTACCATCTGCTGACCGGATCAACACTGTTCCCGCACACCAACCCGGCCGTGGTAATCAGCCGCCACCTGAGCGCGCCACCTGAAGCGTTGGCGAGGACCCACCCCATGCTCACGGCCTTTGACCCGGTGCTTGCCGTAGCTCTCGCGAAGGACCCCGCGGATCGATTCGCTCGGTGCACCGATTTCGCCCACGCGTTCGCCCGGGCAGCCCACTCTGGCAGACACCCGAGCGCTTCGGCTTCGACCACGCCGGCACCTTTGGCGGTCAGACCCGCCAAGCACACAGCGGTGCCCGCGGCCTGGGCTGACGCCGACAAGCAGCGACGACGCAGTCGGTGGCGGATCTTCGCGGCCGCATCGACGGTGGTCGCACTCAGCGCAGTCGGCGCCAGCGGCCGCTTGACCGACAGTGGCGACACCACCGCCGAGCAGGGCCCGCCCGCCGCATCCCCCACGTTGGCGCAGCCGCAACGGGCGGCGGAGTACATCCCACCACCCGCGCCACCCGCGCACCGAGTGGCACCAGCCCCGACTGGCCCTCCGCCACCGCCATCCCCAACGCCGGCGTCCGTTCCGGCCGCGCCGGCCCCGCAGCGACCGACGCCAAGCCCCGACCAGACCTTCCTCGGTCTCGTGTCACAGATTCCCGGTGTCACCGTCACCGACCCGGCAATCGCCGCCGCCAGTGGCCGTGCCGTGTGCGCAGACCTTCAAAACGGGGGAAACCCCGACGATCACGCCGCCGCGACCGTGAACAACAACGCCGGAATAACGCCCGCACAGGCTGCCGCCGGCGTCAACGCGGCGATCACCGCCTTCTGCCCGCACTATCTGCAATAG
- the purD gene encoding phosphoribosylamine--glycine ligase — protein MRVLVIGSGAREHALLLALGKDPQVSGLIIAPGNAGTARLAEQHQIDVTSADEVVALAREVSADMVVIGPEVPLVLGVADAVRAAGIVCFGPGKDAARIEGSKAFAKEVMTAAGVRTANSEIVDNPAHLDATLDRFGPPAGDPAWVVKDDHLAGGKGVVVTPDRDAARAHAAGLLEAGHPVLLESYLDGPEVSLFCVVDGRVVVPLLPAQDFKRVGEGDTGLNTGGMGAYAPLPWLPDEVYREVVTQIVEPVAAELVRRGSSFCGLLYTGLAITAKGPAVVEFNCRFGDPETQAVLALLESPLGQLLHAAGTGTLADFGELRWRDGAAVTVVLAAENYPGRPRVGDVVVGSEAEGVLHAGTSRRNDGAIVSSGGRVLSVVGTGTDLSAARAHAYGILSSIRLPGSHFRTDIGLRAAEGKVSV, from the coding sequence GTGCGCGTCCTGGTTATCGGTTCCGGAGCCCGTGAGCATGCGCTGCTGCTGGCGCTCGGCAAAGACCCGCAGGTTTCGGGGCTAATCATCGCGCCGGGCAATGCGGGCACCGCTCGGCTGGCCGAGCAGCACCAAATCGACGTCACTTCCGCTGACGAGGTCGTCGCCCTGGCTCGCGAGGTCTCCGCGGACATGGTGGTCATCGGCCCGGAGGTACCGCTGGTGCTCGGAGTGGCCGACGCGGTGCGTGCCGCCGGCATCGTGTGCTTCGGACCCGGCAAGGACGCGGCTCGAATCGAGGGCTCCAAGGCATTCGCCAAGGAGGTCATGACGGCGGCCGGTGTGCGCACCGCGAACAGCGAAATCGTCGACAACCCAGCGCATTTGGATGCCACGCTAGACCGGTTTGGGCCGCCTGCGGGCGACCCGGCCTGGGTGGTCAAAGACGACCATCTGGCCGGCGGCAAGGGTGTCGTGGTGACACCGGACCGCGACGCCGCCCGCGCGCACGCCGCGGGTCTGCTGGAGGCCGGGCACCCGGTATTGCTGGAGTCCTACCTGGATGGCCCGGAGGTATCGCTGTTCTGTGTCGTCGACGGCCGGGTCGTGGTGCCGCTGTTGCCGGCGCAGGACTTCAAACGGGTCGGTGAGGGTGACACCGGACTTAACACCGGCGGCATGGGTGCCTATGCGCCGCTGCCCTGGTTGCCCGACGAGGTCTACCGGGAGGTGGTCACCCAGATTGTCGAACCCGTTGCGGCCGAACTAGTTCGACGCGGCAGCTCGTTCTGCGGGTTGCTGTATACCGGTCTCGCGATTACCGCGAAGGGACCGGCTGTCGTCGAATTCAATTGCCGATTCGGTGATCCGGAGACGCAGGCGGTGCTGGCGCTGCTGGAGTCGCCGCTCGGTCAGCTGCTGCATGCGGCGGGCACCGGGACGCTGGCCGACTTCGGCGAGTTGCGCTGGCGCGACGGTGCGGCGGTCACGGTCGTGCTGGCGGCCGAAAACTATCCGGGACGGCCCCGGGTCGGAGACGTCGTCGTCGGCTCCGAAGCCGAGGGGGTCCTGCACGCCGGAACCTCGCGGCGCAACGACGGCGCGATCGTCTCGTCGGGTGGTCGGGTGCTGTCGGTGGTGGGCACTGGCACCGACCTATCCGCGGCACGGGCGCACGCCTATGGCATCCTCAGTTCAATTCGGTTGCCGGGCAGTCATTTCCGAACCGATATCGGTTTGCGGGCCGCGGAGGGAAAGGTCAGCGTTTAG
- a CDS encoding carboxymuconolactone decarboxylase family protein, which produces MDELRRTGLDKMNEVYAWDMPDMPGEYFALTVDHLFGRIWTRPGLSMRDRRMAVIAVLTAQGQSDLLEVQVNAVLHNEELTLDELRELAVFITHYVGFPLGSRLNSAIERVAAKRKKAAAAGSAGDKKAAAAEVLAKESGERS; this is translated from the coding sequence ATGGACGAACTGCGCCGCACCGGCCTGGACAAGATGAACGAGGTTTACGCCTGGGACATGCCCGACATGCCGGGCGAGTACTTTGCCCTGACCGTCGACCACCTCTTCGGCAGGATCTGGACCCGTCCCGGCCTATCCATGCGTGACCGGCGGATGGCCGTGATCGCCGTGCTGACCGCCCAGGGCCAGTCGGACCTGCTCGAAGTGCAGGTCAACGCCGTATTGCACAACGAGGAACTCACCCTCGACGAGTTGCGTGAACTCGCCGTATTTATCACCCACTACGTCGGCTTCCCATTGGGCTCGAGGCTGAACAGCGCGATCGAGCGGGTAGCGGCCAAGCGCAAGAAGGCGGCCGCGGCCGGCTCGGCGGGCGACAAGAAGGCCGCCGCCGCCGAAGTCCTCGCCAAGGAATCCGGCGAGCGCAGCTAG
- a CDS encoding NAD(P)-dependent oxidoreductase, which yields MTVGDEAKPRLGYIGLGNQGAPMAMRYLDWPGGLTVFDVRAQAMAPLVDGGATGAASVADVADADLISVTVFDDAQVREVITGDSGLAPHAKPGTIIAIHSTISDTTAVDLARELKPRGIHVVDAPVSGGAGAAAKGELAVMVGADGEAFQRVKEPFSRWASLVIHAGEPGAGTRMKLARNMLTFVSYAAVAEAQRLAEACGLDLVALGKVVRHSDSLTGGPGAIMFRNTTAPMQPDDPLRPRLEHTRGLGEKDLSLALALGEAASVDLPLAQLALRRLAAGLGVPHPDTEPSEET from the coding sequence ATGACCGTCGGCGACGAAGCGAAACCGCGCCTAGGCTATATCGGCCTGGGCAACCAGGGCGCGCCGATGGCCATGCGCTACCTCGACTGGCCGGGTGGGCTGACGGTCTTCGATGTGCGCGCGCAGGCCATGGCACCGCTCGTCGACGGCGGCGCCACCGGCGCGGCAAGCGTCGCCGACGTGGCCGACGCCGACCTCATCAGCGTCACCGTGTTCGACGACGCGCAGGTGCGCGAGGTGATCACCGGGGACAGCGGACTGGCGCCACACGCCAAGCCCGGCACCATCATCGCGATTCACTCCACGATCAGCGACACGACGGCAGTCGACCTGGCTCGAGAGCTCAAGCCGCGGGGAATTCACGTCGTGGATGCGCCGGTCAGCGGCGGCGCGGGAGCGGCCGCCAAGGGCGAGCTGGCCGTCATGGTTGGCGCCGACGGTGAGGCGTTCCAGCGGGTCAAAGAGCCATTTTCGCGGTGGGCTTCGCTGGTGATTCACGCCGGGGAGCCGGGCGCCGGAACCCGGATGAAGCTGGCGCGCAACATGTTGACCTTTGTCTCCTACGCCGCCGTGGCCGAGGCGCAGCGGCTCGCGGAAGCCTGTGGCCTGGACCTCGTGGCGCTCGGGAAGGTGGTACGGCACAGCGATTCGCTCACCGGCGGCCCGGGAGCGATCATGTTCCGCAACACCACTGCACCCATGCAACCGGATGACCCGTTGCGTCCTCGGCTGGAGCACACCCGCGGCCTGGGGGAGAAGGACCTGAGCCTGGCGTTGGCCTTGGGCGAGGCGGCATCGGTTGATCTGCCACTGGCCCAGCTGGCTCTGCGACGGTTGGCGGCCGGCCTTGGGGTACCACACCCGGACACCGAGCCATCCGAGGAGACGTAA
- a CDS encoding SDR family oxidoreductase has product MFENKVAIVTGAAQGIGQAYAQALAWEGVSVVVADINADGAKGVAKQIVADGGTAIHAPVDVSDEDSAKAMADLAVGEFGGIDYLVNNAAIYGGMKLDLLLTVPFDYYKKFMSVNHDGVLVCTRAVYQHMAKRGGGAIVNQSSTAAWLYSNFYGLAKVGVNGLTQQLSRELGGMKIRINAIAPGPIDTEATRTVTPGELVKNMVQTIPLSRMGTPEDLVGMCLFLLSDSASWITGQIFNVDGGQIIRS; this is encoded by the coding sequence ATGTTCGAAAACAAGGTAGCCATTGTCACCGGGGCTGCTCAGGGTATCGGGCAAGCGTATGCCCAGGCCCTGGCGTGGGAAGGTGTTTCTGTCGTCGTCGCTGACATCAACGCCGACGGTGCAAAGGGGGTGGCCAAGCAGATCGTCGCCGACGGCGGGACGGCGATCCATGCGCCCGTTGACGTGTCGGACGAGGATTCCGCGAAAGCCATGGCCGATCTCGCCGTCGGTGAATTCGGCGGCATCGATTACCTGGTGAACAATGCCGCCATCTACGGCGGCATGAAGCTCGACCTGCTGCTGACCGTGCCGTTCGACTACTACAAGAAATTCATGAGCGTCAACCACGACGGCGTGCTGGTGTGCACCCGCGCGGTCTACCAGCACATGGCCAAACGGGGTGGTGGCGCGATCGTCAATCAGTCGTCGACCGCGGCGTGGCTGTATTCCAACTTCTACGGCCTGGCCAAAGTCGGTGTCAACGGGCTGACGCAGCAGCTGTCCCGGGAGCTGGGCGGGATGAAGATACGGATCAACGCGATCGCGCCCGGGCCGATCGACACCGAAGCGACCCGCACCGTCACCCCCGGCGAGCTGGTCAAGAACATGGTGCAGACCATCCCGTTGTCCAGGATGGGTACACCCGAGGATCTGGTGGGCATGTGTCTGTTCTTGCTGTCGGATTCGGCATCGTGGATCACCGGGCAGATCTTCAATGTCGACGGCGGACAGATCATCCGGTCATGA